In Nitrospira sp., a single window of DNA contains:
- the cas3 gene encoding CRISPR-associated helicase Cas3', with protein sequence MNQTLVNLWAKTSRSDDGRWHPLILHMLDVAASAEAILAREPKSTRTRMAEVLGLEWEQARPWLLLLIACHDLGKACPGFQCKWKNLSNLDAGRSPNTDINHAFVSQIELSAWLQEQGWPEELAELVADAVGCHHGERAAPSVLDHLMGDRRAMGKADWSDGRRGLIEALVEVLSPTAVPIKAQLSGPDFMLLAGLTSFADWIGSNEDWFKFGSPENCRDLKAWFQERRASADWALNAIGWEFRIPLAQKTKSFTDVFGFVPRPLQQAVVEALSELTAPAILLLEAPMGEGKTEAALFAHLELQRRFGHRGLYIALPTKATGNAMFNRTLSFLSNQGAKRSLDLQLVHGGALVNDSFQSLKVSGIWDEKEGQVRAGEWFTNKKRALLSEYGVGTVDQALLPILPVRHNFVRLWGLANRVVVFDEIHAYDAYTGTLLIHLVRWLLALGSSVVLLSATLPPSIRQKLATAVGNTLSGQDPEYPRLSIFQQGQKVRQKHFQTDPARRRIVQLQSITPDLSEMRAALEACLVQGGAGLALLNTVQRAQELYRLFPDGQTLDRNGLRVGKRLSDGTEVFLFHARFPADRRQRREEQALETFGGSAHRTGRKILIATQVAEQSLDLDFDVITTDLAPIDLILQRAGRLWRHARTSRPVSEPLLLIAGLADDTPPSFGKPLWWGAVYREDVLLRTWSLLRGKPQVTLPDEIDALVQAVYEEQVGVPESVQGRLDKALMTSDGKTIAHTGQANQAIIGLPDDASWNDPTRFVLYDEDEPGIHRTLMAQTRLGEDSVIAIPLWTEDSFNAKTAPEFDRSKAWFLRGVSLSRPGVVNKLKAMKVPEGWKESPLLRNCFPLQLKPDGRWTADTTVRLDDDLGIVYEPKESE encoded by the coding sequence ATGAACCAGACGTTAGTAAATCTCTGGGCGAAAACCTCTCGTAGCGATGACGGCCGATGGCACCCGCTCATTCTCCATATGCTAGATGTGGCCGCAAGTGCGGAAGCCATTCTGGCGCGCGAACCTAAATCGACTCGCACAAGAATGGCAGAAGTCTTGGGATTAGAGTGGGAGCAGGCCAGACCCTGGCTGTTGCTTTTGATCGCCTGCCATGACTTGGGGAAAGCTTGTCCAGGGTTCCAATGCAAGTGGAAGAATTTATCCAACTTGGATGCAGGGAGAAGTCCAAACACCGACATCAACCACGCCTTTGTTAGCCAGATTGAATTGTCAGCTTGGCTACAGGAACAGGGATGGCCAGAGGAATTGGCAGAATTGGTGGCGGATGCGGTGGGATGCCATCATGGAGAGCGAGCTGCTCCAAGCGTTCTTGATCACCTGATGGGTGACAGGCGGGCTATGGGAAAAGCCGATTGGAGTGATGGGCGCCGTGGACTCATTGAAGCGCTTGTGGAGGTTCTAAGCCCTACGGCGGTTCCCATCAAGGCGCAGTTATCCGGTCCTGACTTTATGCTGTTGGCGGGGCTCACGAGTTTTGCCGACTGGATCGGGTCGAACGAAGACTGGTTCAAATTCGGTAGCCCAGAGAACTGCCGAGATTTGAAGGCCTGGTTTCAAGAGCGCAGAGCCTCTGCCGACTGGGCCCTGAATGCAATCGGATGGGAGTTCAGAATCCCTCTAGCCCAAAAGACAAAATCCTTCACGGATGTGTTTGGCTTTGTGCCGCGCCCATTGCAACAGGCAGTTGTCGAAGCTCTCAGCGAGTTGACGGCTCCGGCTATTCTGCTGCTGGAGGCTCCGATGGGTGAGGGGAAAACCGAGGCTGCGCTCTTCGCTCATCTTGAACTTCAGCGGCGATTTGGACATCGCGGCTTATACATCGCATTGCCGACCAAGGCGACCGGTAACGCCATGTTCAACCGAACGCTTAGCTTCTTAAGCAATCAAGGGGCAAAGCGAAGTCTCGATCTACAACTCGTACATGGTGGGGCATTAGTCAACGATTCCTTCCAGAGCTTGAAGGTATCCGGCATATGGGACGAGAAGGAGGGGCAGGTTCGTGCTGGAGAATGGTTCACGAATAAGAAACGGGCGCTGCTTTCCGAATACGGAGTGGGAACGGTGGATCAGGCCCTGTTACCCATTCTGCCGGTCCGACACAATTTCGTCCGTCTCTGGGGTCTTGCGAACCGGGTGGTCGTCTTCGATGAAATCCATGCGTATGATGCGTATACGGGCACACTTCTCATCCACCTCGTGCGCTGGTTGCTAGCACTTGGATCATCCGTCGTTCTTCTGTCCGCGACCCTGCCGCCCTCGATTCGTCAAAAGCTGGCAACGGCTGTGGGTAACACGTTGTCTGGGCAAGATCCGGAATACCCGCGTCTGTCTATCTTCCAACAAGGTCAGAAAGTACGCCAAAAGCATTTTCAGACAGATCCAGCGCGTCGCCGGATAGTGCAATTGCAGTCCATCACCCCAGACTTATCCGAGATGCGGGCTGCGCTGGAGGCATGTCTTGTCCAAGGTGGAGCAGGCCTGGCGTTGCTTAATACTGTGCAGCGAGCTCAAGAGTTATACCGGCTGTTTCCAGATGGCCAGACTTTGGATCGTAATGGCCTACGTGTCGGCAAGCGGCTGTCAGACGGAACAGAAGTGTTCCTCTTTCACGCTCGTTTTCCCGCGGATAGACGCCAGAGACGAGAGGAGCAGGCACTAGAGACCTTTGGGGGATCTGCTCATCGGACTGGTAGAAAGATTCTGATTGCCACTCAAGTTGCAGAGCAGAGTCTTGATTTGGATTTCGATGTGATAACGACTGACCTTGCGCCCATTGATCTTATACTCCAACGCGCAGGGCGTTTGTGGAGACACGCACGAACGTCTAGGCCCGTGTCCGAACCGCTGCTTTTGATTGCGGGACTTGCCGACGACACACCTCCCTCGTTCGGAAAACCTCTTTGGTGGGGAGCTGTCTATCGTGAGGACGTTCTGTTACGTACGTGGAGCCTATTGCGAGGGAAGCCGCAAGTCACGTTACCGGATGAGATCGACGCGCTCGTGCAGGCAGTATACGAGGAGCAGGTTGGTGTGCCTGAGTCCGTACAGGGACGATTGGATAAAGCCTTGATGACGAGTGACGGAAAGACCATCGCGCATACAGGGCAGGCGAATCAGGCCATCATCGGTTTACCTGACGACGCATCATGGAACGATCCGACGAGATTCGTGCTCTACGATGAAGACGAGCCTGGCATACATCGAACTCTCATGGCACAGACCAGGCTGGGTGAAGATTCTGTTATCGCGATTCCCTTATGGACAGAGGACAGTTTTAACGCCAAAACTGCACCGGAATTTGATCGATCGAAGGCAT
- a CDS encoding AbrB/MazE/SpoVT family DNA-binding domain-containing protein, which produces MPVSQLSSKGQILIPRQLRRKLGFKAGGKVQLTEESGRLVITPAADDPIAAATGFLTGKFSLTDDLRREHREEARREQKTRPR; this is translated from the coding sequence ATGCCTGTCTCCCAACTCTCTTCAAAGGGTCAGATTCTGATTCCCCGGCAACTTCGACGCAAGCTGGGGTTCAAAGCCGGGGGTAAAGTCCAGTTGACCGAAGAAAGCGGCCGCTTGGTCATTACGCCTGCGGCGGATGATCCTATCGCAGCAGCTACAGGATTTCTCACGGGCAAGTTCTCCCTGACGGACGACCTCCGTCGCGAGCATCGGGAGGAGGCCCGGCGTGAGCAAAAAACTCGTCCTCGATAG
- a CDS encoding type II toxin-antitoxin system VapC family toxin, translating into MNWVNWGEFFYIVKRKVGAERATESLRLLEQLPIELVPVDLPLVREAAEIKSAYAVSYADAFCIATARRIGGTVLTSDPEFHAVEHLITVRWLRT; encoded by the coding sequence TTGAACTGGGTCAATTGGGGCGAATTCTTTTACATCGTCAAACGCAAAGTGGGCGCGGAACGGGCCACGGAATCCCTGCGGCTTCTGGAACAGTTGCCCATTGAACTGGTTCCGGTCGATCTGCCGTTGGTCCGCGAGGCGGCGGAAATCAAAAGTGCCTATGCGGTCTCTTACGCGGATGCGTTCTGTATCGCCACGGCCCGTCGCATCGGAGGAACGGTCCTGACGAGCGACCCTGAATTCCATGCTGTCGAGCATCTGATCACCGTTCGGTGGCTGCGCACCTAA
- a CDS encoding type II toxin-antitoxin system VapB family antitoxin — translation MRTTLDLNEKLIRKLMDVTSAKTKTDAIHQAAAELIRRKKLDELKSLSGKIRLDLDWKELEQTELHHQASLKRRRHGHR, via the coding sequence ATGCGTACAACCTTAGATCTCAACGAGAAGCTCATTCGGAAACTTATGGACGTGACTTCCGCCAAAACCAAGACTGACGCGATCCATCAGGCGGCAGCGGAATTGATTCGGAGAAAAAAACTAGATGAGCTCAAGTCTCTGAGCGGCAAGATCCGTCTCGACCTGGATTGGAAAGAGCTGGAACAGACCGAGCTCCACCATCAAGCATCCTTGAAGCGCCGCCGTCATGGTCATCGCTGA
- a CDS encoding PIN domain-containing protein — MVIADTSVWIPFFNRPDSPQKATLDLLIDADEVVLVGVVLAELLQGCRTSSERETLSEALLALPYHEVTEFIWSQTGDLSAQLLRRGVTLPLSDLIIAALAIEHHCPVYSLDTHFKKIPGVRLYLPASRRSFS; from the coding sequence ATGGTCATCGCTGATACATCCGTCTGGATTCCATTCTTTAATCGTCCAGATTCGCCTCAAAAAGCCACTCTCGATTTACTTATTGACGCCGACGAAGTCGTCCTGGTCGGAGTGGTACTGGCTGAATTGCTCCAGGGTTGCCGCACATCGTCGGAACGGGAGACCCTTTCCGAGGCCTTGCTGGCCTTGCCCTACCATGAAGTGACTGAGTTCATTTGGTCGCAGACAGGTGATCTCTCGGCACAGCTGCTTCGTAGAGGCGTGACCTTGCCGCTGTCGGATCTGATCATCGCCGCCTTGGCTATCGAACACCACTGCCCGGTGTACAGCCTGGATACCCACTTCAAAAAGATTCCAGGTGTGCGTCTGTATTTGCCCGCATCACGCCGATCATTCTCATAG
- a CDS encoding WYL domain-containing transcriptional regulator encodes MPRNDQAVRQLILLNKLEASRQGLTLEQLAEGFDHSAVRHPRTVRRDLDAIESAGWPLVTERIDGRTRWKLLDGVRHAPALRFSPTELMALTLSRRLIAPLEGTTLHASLQSALSKASAALPPEGLALVHQLEGTFSVGLGPHKRYKRHREVVERVAHAIAEKKRIQMRYESASRGRVTRREVDPYRLWYASGGLYLVGYCHLRTEPRMFAVERIKSVTPTELPYQIPLHFDFEAFVEDTLTVMRGPRIEVELIFEKGTAVWVKDRVWHPSQQLKRLPGGKLRMTIIVADSRELVGWILSFGSGVRVVRPDGLRVAVAEEADSIQRRNSGSAL; translated from the coding sequence ATGCCGCGTAACGACCAGGCTGTCCGACAGCTCATTCTCCTCAACAAGCTGGAAGCGTCGCGGCAGGGACTCACGCTGGAGCAACTCGCCGAAGGGTTCGACCATTCCGCCGTCCGCCATCCACGCACGGTGCGACGCGATCTCGATGCCATTGAATCGGCCGGCTGGCCGCTGGTGACCGAGCGGATCGACGGTCGGACACGTTGGAAGCTCCTCGACGGGGTTCGCCATGCTCCGGCCCTCCGGTTCTCACCGACAGAACTCATGGCCCTTACGTTGAGTCGTCGTCTCATTGCCCCGCTCGAAGGCACCACCCTGCATGCCTCCCTTCAATCTGCTTTGAGTAAAGCCTCGGCAGCGCTGCCGCCGGAAGGGCTTGCGTTGGTGCACCAACTTGAAGGCACGTTTTCCGTCGGCCTCGGTCCGCATAAGCGATATAAACGTCATCGAGAGGTCGTCGAGCGTGTCGCCCATGCCATTGCCGAGAAAAAACGGATCCAGATGCGCTACGAGTCCGCCTCGCGCGGACGCGTGACTAGGCGGGAAGTCGATCCCTACCGGCTCTGGTACGCCTCCGGGGGGCTCTATCTCGTCGGCTATTGCCATCTTCGCACCGAGCCGCGCATGTTCGCCGTCGAGCGGATCAAGTCCGTGACGCCCACTGAGTTGCCGTATCAAATCCCGCTGCACTTCGACTTCGAGGCCTTTGTGGAGGATACGCTCACCGTCATGCGTGGACCGCGCATTGAGGTGGAACTGATTTTCGAGAAAGGGACGGCTGTCTGGGTCAAAGATCGTGTCTGGCATCCGAGTCAACAATTGAAACGGTTGCCGGGCGGCAAGCTACGGATGACCATCATTGTCGCCGACAGCCGGGAACTCGTCGGATGGATTCTCAGCTTTGGCAGCGGTGTCCGGGTGGTACGTCCCGACGGTCTGCGAGTAGCTGTTGCGGAAGAGGCTGACTCTATTCAACGAAGGAACTCCGGCTCAGCACTATGA